From Haloarcula hispanica ATCC 33960, the proteins below share one genomic window:
- a CDS encoding RAD55 family ATPase — protein MERIPFGIRQLDSIINGGAPAGSVVLLSGEAGAGSREFMHTSALINGLEQVDGELHDLYYGDRSADAVAPDEVHYISFTTSESQLVSEMRLAMDDDVVDKGSQAVEFHDLSERYFHISPVPREWYARETASITDLRARHERDDLLGTLGMVLNDVAANNLVVIDSLSDLVSATDEEVSWSDVSSLVQGIQKAAHQWGGLILLHVNPETISSTRHGQLVDASHGTMEFAWESGGSTRARTLVVQQFRGVLSQIEDEDIVQFETELGDAGFDISDVRKIR, from the coding sequence ATGGAGCGAATCCCGTTCGGAATCCGGCAGCTCGACTCCATCATCAACGGTGGAGCGCCCGCCGGGAGCGTCGTCCTGCTGTCCGGCGAGGCCGGCGCTGGCTCCCGGGAGTTCATGCATACGAGCGCACTCATCAACGGGCTCGAACAGGTGGACGGGGAGTTGCACGACCTCTACTACGGCGACCGCTCGGCCGACGCTGTTGCCCCGGACGAAGTCCACTACATCTCCTTTACAACAAGCGAGTCGCAACTGGTCAGCGAGATGCGGCTGGCGATGGACGACGACGTGGTCGACAAGGGAAGCCAGGCGGTCGAGTTTCACGACCTCTCGGAGCGGTACTTCCACATCAGTCCGGTGCCGCGAGAGTGGTACGCCAGGGAGACCGCGTCAATCACCGACCTCCGGGCGCGCCACGAGCGGGATGACCTGCTCGGCACGCTCGGGATGGTATTGAACGACGTGGCGGCGAACAATCTCGTCGTCATCGACTCGCTGTCTGACCTCGTTAGCGCGACGGACGAGGAAGTCAGCTGGTCGGACGTCAGCTCGCTCGTCCAGGGAATCCAGAAGGCAGCCCACCAGTGGGGGGGCCTTATCCTCTTGCACGTCAATCCGGAGACGATATCGTCGACCCGACACGGGCAGCTCGTCGACGCATCCCACGGCACGATGGAGTTCGCGTGGGAGTCCGGCGGTTCCACCCGGGCCCGGACCCTCGTCGTCCAGCAGTTCCGCGGCGTTCTCTCGCAGATAGAGGACGAGGACATCGTGCAGTTCGAGACCGAACTGGGCGATGCCGGCTTCGATATCAGCGACGTGCGCAAGATTCGGTAG
- the cruF gene encoding bisanhydrobacterioruberin hydratase, with product MGSGEDRTIAGWTLPETRTDATAQFDQFVTENRFTIAVVFPLVGAVTLLASAEGLLPDPLAFNPYFVLFGTFVMRLPLVAGVFPLVDRRAGLALVALTLYSYGIELVGVRTGWPYGEFTYGVDLGPMLLGEVPFGLPVFFFPLVLNAYLLVLLLLGNRAASTAVRLLATLATVMLVDLVLDPGAVAIGFWTYEMPQFYGVPWQNYTGWLLSGSVAVLLFDLGFDRAGLRQRLRDCPFMLDDLVSFVLLWGGINLFYANWVPVGLAALLGAGLLWTDRFDFDLSETRLGRAVWR from the coding sequence ATGGGTAGCGGCGAGGACCGGACCATAGCGGGCTGGACGCTCCCCGAGACAAGGACCGACGCGACCGCGCAGTTCGACCAGTTCGTCACCGAGAACCGCTTTACCATCGCCGTCGTTTTCCCGCTCGTCGGCGCTGTCACCCTGCTTGCCAGCGCCGAGGGACTGTTGCCCGACCCGCTCGCGTTCAACCCCTACTTCGTCCTGTTCGGAACGTTCGTGATGCGGTTGCCTCTCGTGGCCGGTGTCTTTCCGCTCGTGGACCGCCGGGCCGGGCTGGCGCTGGTCGCGCTGACGCTCTACTCCTACGGCATCGAACTCGTCGGTGTCCGGACCGGCTGGCCCTACGGCGAGTTCACGTACGGCGTCGACCTTGGCCCGATGCTGCTGGGCGAGGTGCCGTTCGGGCTCCCGGTCTTCTTCTTCCCGCTGGTCCTGAACGCCTACCTGCTCGTCCTGCTGTTGCTCGGCAACAGGGCGGCGTCAACCGCGGTTCGGCTGCTGGCGACGCTGGCGACGGTCATGCTCGTCGACCTCGTGCTCGATCCGGGTGCCGTGGCAATCGGTTTCTGGACCTACGAGATGCCCCAGTTCTACGGCGTCCCGTGGCAGAACTACACCGGCTGGCTCCTCTCTGGATCGGTCGCCGTCCTGCTGTTCGACCTCGGGTTCGACCGTGCGGGGCTCCGACAGCGACTCCGGGATTGCCCGTTCATGCTCGATGACCTGGTGAGCTTCGTCCTGCTGTGGGGCGGTATCAACCTCTTTTATGCGAACTGGGTGCCTGTCGGCCTGGCCGCGCTGCTGGGGGCCGGCCTGCTGTGGACGGACCGCTTCGACTTCGACCTCTCGGAGACGCGGCTCGGTCGGGCCGTCTGGCGGTAA
- a CDS encoding prenyltransferase codes for MPELPTDRITAVIPPEETLVGYLLRLSRPRFWLYLGGPVIVGVSYAADGPGELFSPLAIALFLYFTIPGNVFLYGVNDIFDADIDEHNPKKDEGREVSYRGDSAVTAIVVASGALALVFVLGLPMLGVVALLAWVALSVEYSAPPLRFKTTPFLDSISNGLYILPGVIGYAAIEGAAPPATAVAGAWLWAMGMHTFSAIPDIEPDREAGIQTTATFLGESNTYYYCVMCWLTAAFVFTYTHWVFGLLLLVYPGLVFGILGIGVDIDEAYWWYPAINTVVGMVFTLIALWVMLYG; via the coding sequence ATGCCCGAACTCCCGACCGACCGCATCACCGCCGTCATTCCGCCGGAGGAGACGCTGGTGGGGTACCTGTTGCGGCTCTCCCGGCCGCGGTTCTGGCTGTACCTCGGCGGCCCGGTCATCGTCGGCGTCAGCTACGCGGCCGACGGCCCGGGCGAACTGTTCTCGCCGCTGGCTATCGCGCTGTTTCTGTACTTCACCATTCCCGGGAACGTGTTTCTCTACGGGGTCAACGACATCTTCGATGCCGACATCGACGAACACAATCCCAAGAAAGACGAGGGCCGAGAGGTCAGCTACCGCGGTGACAGCGCCGTCACAGCCATCGTCGTCGCAAGCGGCGCGCTCGCGTTGGTGTTCGTCCTCGGGCTGCCGATGCTCGGGGTCGTGGCCCTGCTCGCCTGGGTTGCGCTCTCTGTCGAGTACTCGGCCCCGCCGCTGCGGTTCAAGACGACGCCGTTCCTTGATTCCATCTCGAACGGGCTGTACATCCTGCCGGGCGTCATCGGCTACGCCGCTATCGAAGGAGCGGCCCCGCCAGCGACCGCCGTCGCCGGCGCGTGGCTCTGGGCGATGGGGATGCACACCTTCTCGGCGATTCCGGACATCGAACCCGACCGTGAGGCCGGTATCCAGACGACGGCGACGTTCCTCGGGGAGTCAAACACCTACTACTACTGCGTGATGTGCTGGCTCACGGCCGCGTTCGTATTCACCTACACGCACTGGGTATTCGGCCTGCTACTGCTCGTCTACCCCGGCCTCGTCTTCGGGATTCTCGGCATCGGCGTCGACATCGACGAGGCGTACTGGTGGTATCCTGCGATCAACACCGTCGTCGGCATGGTGTTCACACTCATCGCGCTGTGGGTGATGCTGTATGGGTAG
- the crtD gene encoding carotenoid 3,4-desaturase, producing the protein MSDLSGEDVTVVGGGIGGLSAACYLADAGADVSLLEKNEQLGGRASRLEVDGFRFDMGPSWYLMPDVFERFFAYFGKEPRDYYDLQRLDPHYRIFFKDGDRIDVTGDNAEMARKFEEYEPGAGEAFEDYLATSERHYETAMNKFVYEDRSELRDWIDLDVMTAAPVGLQLIGTMQSHVEDYFEHPKLQQIMQYTLVFLGGSPRTTPALYNMMSHVDFNLGVYYPDGGVGAVVDGLVELGEELGVTYETDAEVDEISRRKDGFLVETVHGDTTHPDEVVVNADYGHAERELLPDHERQYDDDYWDDKTYAPSAFLMYMGVEGDVEPLKHHTLVLPTDWDPHFDDIFDEPAWPDDPAYYLCVPSKTDDTVAPDGHSNLFVLVPIAPGLHDGDEIREEYREKVLADIADNTGVDLRDRIVYEKQFAVSDFGERYNATEGTALGLAHTLRQTALLRPNNRSSAVDGLYFTGSFTTPGIGVPMCLISGEHTAEALIEDIA; encoded by the coding sequence ATGAGTGACTTGTCCGGTGAAGACGTAACTGTCGTCGGTGGCGGCATCGGTGGCCTCTCCGCCGCGTGCTATCTGGCGGACGCAGGCGCGGACGTCTCGCTACTGGAGAAAAACGAGCAACTCGGGGGCCGCGCCTCCCGGCTGGAGGTGGACGGGTTCCGGTTCGACATGGGTCCGTCGTGGTATCTGATGCCCGACGTGTTCGAGCGGTTCTTCGCGTACTTCGGGAAAGAGCCACGCGATTACTACGACCTCCAGCGGCTCGACCCGCACTACCGCATCTTCTTCAAGGACGGCGACCGGATCGACGTGACCGGCGACAACGCCGAGATGGCCCGGAAGTTCGAGGAGTACGAGCCCGGCGCGGGCGAGGCGTTCGAAGACTACCTCGCGACGAGCGAACGTCACTACGAGACGGCGATGAACAAGTTCGTCTACGAGGACCGCTCGGAGCTGCGCGACTGGATTGACCTCGATGTGATGACTGCCGCGCCGGTCGGCCTCCAGCTCATCGGCACGATGCAGAGCCACGTCGAGGACTACTTCGAGCACCCGAAGCTCCAGCAAATAATGCAGTACACGCTCGTCTTCCTCGGCGGTTCGCCCCGGACGACGCCAGCGCTGTACAACATGATGAGCCACGTCGATTTCAACCTCGGCGTCTACTACCCCGACGGCGGCGTCGGCGCGGTCGTCGACGGCCTCGTCGAACTCGGCGAGGAACTCGGCGTCACCTACGAGACCGACGCCGAAGTCGACGAGATTTCCCGGCGGAAGGATGGATTCCTCGTGGAGACAGTCCACGGCGACACGACCCACCCCGACGAAGTGGTCGTCAACGCCGACTACGGCCACGCCGAACGGGAACTCCTGCCCGACCACGAGCGCCAGTACGACGACGATTACTGGGACGACAAAACGTACGCACCGTCCGCTTTCCTCATGTACATGGGTGTCGAGGGCGACGTGGAGCCCCTGAAGCACCACACGCTCGTCCTGCCGACGGACTGGGACCCCCACTTCGACGACATCTTCGACGAGCCCGCGTGGCCCGATGACCCGGCGTACTACCTCTGTGTGCCCTCGAAAACCGACGACACCGTCGCCCCAGACGGGCACTCGAACCTGTTCGTTCTGGTCCCAATCGCGCCGGGCCTGCACGACGGCGACGAGATCCGCGAGGAGTACCGCGAGAAGGTGCTTGCCGACATCGCTGACAACACCGGCGTCGACCTGCGCGACCGCATCGTCTACGAGAAGCAGTTCGCCGTCTCCGACTTCGGCGAGCGGTACAACGCCACGGAGGGCACAGCTCTCGGGCTGGCACACACACTCCGCCAGACCGCCCTGCTGCGACCCAACAACCGCTCGTCGGCCGTCGACGGCCTCTACTTCACGGGGTCGTTCACGACGCCCGGCATCGGCGTGCCGATGTGTCTCATCAGCGGCGAACACACCGCAGAGGCGCTCATCGAGGATATCGCCTGA
- a CDS encoding M24 family metallopeptidase, with amino-acid sequence MEPDLAALDAYLDDAGVDGYLLDADSEVSDQYYLSGFDAPDPFITLYDGDTHLLFPRSLEFGRAKRESRAETVERYVDFDHQKKVEEYGPEEAVSHVLADFLASYDVDSVAVPPRFPLRTADGLRERGVDVTADTDGIVTEIRATKTETEVDYVRTAQRANEAAMQAAESLLEASEIAEDDTLEIDGETLTSERVKEEIEVTLLRHGCSLDETIVACGADAADPHDSGSGPLVAHEPVIIDIFPKDKATKYHADMTRTFVKGEPSETVREWYDLTERAMEAAFDALEPGATGKDVHDAVCDVYEDAGEPTLRDDDRTETGFIHSTGHGVGLDVHELPRLAPNGGELEPGHIVTIEPGLYDPDVGGVRIEDIAVVTADGYENLTEYEIQFVV; translated from the coding sequence ATGGAACCTGACCTCGCAGCACTGGACGCATATCTCGATGACGCCGGCGTCGACGGCTACCTCCTCGATGCGGATTCCGAGGTGTCAGACCAGTACTACCTCTCTGGCTTCGACGCGCCGGACCCGTTCATCACGCTGTACGACGGCGACACACATCTCCTCTTCCCGCGGAGTCTGGAGTTCGGTCGCGCCAAGCGTGAATCGCGAGCCGAGACCGTCGAACGGTACGTGGACTTCGACCACCAGAAGAAGGTCGAGGAGTACGGTCCCGAGGAGGCAGTCTCGCACGTCCTCGCGGATTTCCTCGCGTCCTACGATGTGGACAGCGTGGCCGTACCCCCGCGGTTCCCGCTCCGGACTGCGGACGGCCTGCGCGAACGTGGTGTCGACGTGACGGCCGACACCGACGGCATCGTCACGGAGATCCGCGCGACGAAGACCGAGACCGAAGTCGACTACGTCCGGACGGCACAGCGGGCCAACGAGGCGGCGATGCAGGCGGCCGAATCGCTGCTTGAGGCGTCAGAGATTGCCGAGGACGACACGCTCGAAATTGACGGCGAGACGCTGACGAGCGAGCGGGTGAAAGAGGAGATCGAGGTGACGCTGCTCCGGCACGGCTGTTCACTGGACGAGACTATCGTCGCCTGCGGGGCGGACGCTGCGGACCCTCACGACTCTGGGAGCGGGCCGCTCGTCGCCCACGAGCCGGTTATCATCGACATCTTCCCGAAGGACAAGGCGACGAAGTACCACGCCGACATGACGCGGACGTTCGTCAAAGGCGAGCCAAGCGAGACGGTGCGGGAGTGGTACGACCTCACCGAGCGGGCGATGGAAGCGGCGTTCGATGCGCTGGAACCCGGTGCGACCGGCAAAGACGTACACGACGCTGTCTGTGACGTGTACGAGGACGCCGGCGAGCCGACGTTGCGTGACGACGACCGAACGGAGACAGGGTTCATCCACAGCACGGGCCACGGCGTCGGGCTGGACGTCCACGAGCTTCCACGGCTGGCACCGAATGGCGGCGAACTCGAACCGGGACACATCGTCACTATCGAGCCCGGCCTCTATGACCCCGATGTCGGCGGGGTCAGAATCGAAGATATCGCCGTCGTCACTGCCGATGGCTACGAGAACCTGACTGAGTACGAGATTCAGTTCGTCGTCTGA
- a CDS encoding ribbon-helix-helix domain-containing protein: MSDYTTVSIPKDLAERVEETIEGTSFSSTSDLVRFLLRSIVVQHQREGELTEAQFQDITDQLRDLGYLE; this comes from the coding sequence ATGTCCGATTACACCACAGTATCGATTCCGAAGGACCTCGCGGAGCGCGTCGAAGAGACAATCGAAGGGACGAGTTTCTCCAGCACCTCTGACCTCGTTCGGTTCCTGCTCCGGAGTATCGTCGTCCAGCACCAGCGGGAAGGCGAACTGACCGAAGCGCAGTTCCAGGATATCACCGACCAGTTGCGGGACCTGGGCTACTTGGAGTAA
- a CDS encoding VOC family protein — MLSSPAWLTLEVKYPDRATAFYEAFLELDVLSESPDEAVLAAGDTELRLRAPGTVPRGGLHTHYALTIPEREYDDWYGRLDERFDLVEHTFGDARSLYFYDPQGNCVELGERAVDGDGVTGLFELVLEVEDLSSAVAFYTSLGFDMVDDGRDEGRVRLSTGDLDLELWSPRLGIADARGGVHVDFGVVAEDPKSTAREVADDALSVTSVEDGVRIRDRDGHYLTLVSA, encoded by the coding sequence ATGCTCTCCTCGCCCGCCTGGCTCACACTGGAGGTGAAGTATCCGGACCGTGCAACGGCGTTCTACGAGGCCTTTCTGGAACTCGACGTACTCTCAGAGAGCCCAGACGAGGCCGTGCTCGCGGCCGGCGACACCGAACTCAGGCTCCGCGCGCCGGGGACGGTTCCGCGCGGCGGGCTCCACACCCACTACGCACTGACCATTCCCGAGCGGGAGTACGACGACTGGTACGGCCGGCTGGACGAGCGCTTCGACCTGGTCGAACACACCTTCGGGGACGCGCGCTCGCTGTACTTCTACGACCCGCAGGGCAACTGCGTGGAACTCGGCGAGCGGGCGGTCGACGGCGATGGCGTCACCGGCCTGTTCGAACTCGTCCTCGAAGTCGAGGACCTGTCCTCGGCCGTGGCGTTCTACACCTCGCTGGGGTTCGACATGGTCGACGACGGCCGCGACGAAGGCCGCGTTCGGCTCTCGACCGGCGACCTCGACCTGGAACTGTGGTCACCGCGGCTCGGCATCGCTGACGCCCGCGGCGGCGTTCACGTCGACTTCGGCGTCGTCGCCGAAGACCCGAAATCGACGGCCAGGGAAGTCGCTGACGACGCGCTTTCGGTCACCTCGGTCGAGGACGGCGTCCGAATCAGAGACCGGGACGGCCACTACCTGACGCTGGTGTCGGCGTAG
- a CDS encoding DUF5779 family protein has product MSDFEGLDLQAVEDQMDEDRDGAGSNRVVLGVLDGSEPPEQWINTIENGSVLVLNVEGDLNELAAGFARPVREAGGELMHFRGFLVVTPPGVSIDSERLD; this is encoded by the coding sequence ATGAGCGATTTCGAGGGGCTGGACCTGCAGGCCGTGGAGGACCAGATGGACGAGGACCGTGACGGGGCCGGCAGCAACCGCGTCGTGCTGGGCGTCCTCGACGGGTCGGAACCGCCCGAGCAGTGGATCAACACCATCGAAAACGGGTCGGTCCTGGTTCTCAACGTCGAAGGCGACCTGAACGAACTCGCCGCCGGGTTCGCCCGGCCGGTCCGGGAGGCCGGCGGCGAACTGATGCACTTCCGCGGCTTTCTGGTTGTGACGCCGCCGGGCGTCAGTATCGACTCCGAGCGGCTGGATTGA
- a CDS encoding LeuA family protein, translating to MEASSYGCLCPTTRARRNLRRIEFFQGTLDSTSEITDARIFDTTLRDGEQSPRTSFNYEDKREIAALLDEMGTHVIEAGFPVNSDAEFEAVRDIAESTRVTTCGLARVVEKDIEAALDSGVDMVHTFVSTSDVQLQDSMHATRQEALDTAVDCVEMIKDAGVECMFSPMDATRTDEDFLVEVIEATSAAGADWINIPDTCGVATPRRFYDLIEIVDDCTDAYIDVHTHDDFGLASANAISGFEAGASQAQVSVNGIGERAGNAAYEEVVMALESLYDVDTGIDTTRITELSRIVEEKSDIGVPANKPVVGRNAFSHESGIHAAGVIENSDTFEPGVMTPEMVGATRELVLGKHTGAHSVRERLVDAGYDPTEAEVREVTRRVKEYGAEEQVTMSVLERFAEEIGVTEESEEVRA from the coding sequence GTGGAAGCATCCAGTTACGGGTGCTTATGTCCAACAACGAGGGCACGTCGGAATCTCCGGCGGATCGAGTTCTTCCAGGGCACACTGGATTCCACGTCTGAGATAACAGACGCACGGATTTTCGACACCACGCTGCGCGATGGTGAGCAGTCACCACGTACGTCGTTCAACTACGAGGACAAACGCGAGATAGCTGCGCTGCTCGACGAGATGGGCACCCACGTCATCGAGGCCGGGTTCCCCGTCAACTCCGATGCAGAGTTCGAGGCAGTGCGCGACATCGCCGAGTCCACGCGAGTGACGACCTGCGGACTGGCGCGTGTGGTCGAGAAAGACATCGAGGCGGCTCTGGATTCTGGTGTGGACATGGTCCACACCTTCGTCTCGACGTCGGACGTACAGTTGCAGGATTCCATGCATGCGACCCGTCAGGAGGCACTCGACACTGCAGTCGACTGTGTCGAGATGATCAAAGACGCGGGCGTCGAGTGCATGTTCTCCCCGATGGACGCGACTCGGACTGACGAGGACTTCCTCGTCGAAGTCATCGAGGCTACGTCCGCGGCGGGGGCGGACTGGATCAACATTCCGGACACTTGTGGGGTCGCCACGCCGCGGCGGTTCTACGACCTCATCGAGATCGTCGACGACTGCACCGACGCCTACATCGACGTGCACACGCACGACGACTTCGGGCTGGCGTCGGCCAACGCCATCTCCGGCTTCGAGGCCGGAGCCAGCCAGGCGCAGGTGTCGGTCAACGGGATCGGCGAACGCGCCGGCAACGCGGCCTACGAAGAGGTCGTGATGGCGCTGGAGTCGCTCTACGACGTCGACACCGGAATTGACACCACCCGCATCACGGAGCTATCGCGGATCGTCGAGGAGAAATCCGACATCGGGGTGCCGGCGAACAAGCCCGTCGTCGGGCGCAACGCCTTCTCCCACGAGAGCGGTATCCACGCCGCCGGTGTCATCGAGAACTCCGACACGTTCGAGCCGGGCGTCATGACCCCCGAGATGGTCGGGGCCACCCGCGAACTCGTGCTCGGCAAGCACACCGGGGCCCACTCGGTCCGGGAACGGCTCGTCGACGCGGGCTACGACCCGACCGAGGCGGAGGTCAGAGAAGTGACCCGCCGCGTCAAGGAGTACGGCGCGGAGGAACAGGTCACCATGTCGGTGCTCGAACGGTTCGCCGAGGAGATCGGCGTGACCGAGGAAAGCGAGGAGGTCCGGGCGTAG
- the ilvB gene encoding biosynthetic-type acetolactate synthase large subunit gives MSERASVPKEAEETESETEQEPVTTGAQSVIRALENAGTDYVFGVQGGAIMPVYDALYDSDINHVTMAHEQGASHAADAYGIVTGDPGVCFATSGPGATNLVTGIADANMDSDPVIALTGQVPTEFVGNDAFQETDTVGITQPITKESYFAADSDTVGDDVSEAFALADAGRQGPTLVDLPKDVTQGETEVEPGRPETPETYEVPEEADDEDVQEAVEALAEADRPVILSGGGVIKANASSALREFAKEYEIPVITTMPGIGSFPEDHELSLEWAGMHGTGYANMAISNTDCMLAIGTRFDDRLTGGVDSFAPDAEVIHVDIDPAEISKNVYADYPLIGDARNVLRQLFDAMPRAPDADEWRDQCQTWKDEYPMDYDTPDDEPLKPQYVVEQFSEMTPDDTIVCTGVGQHQMWASQFWEYTEPRTWVSSHGLGTMGYGVPAAIGAKLAAPDQEVVCFDGDGSFLMTVQGLSVAVREQLDITYVVLNNEAVGMVRQWQDGFYEGRRMASEYPWIPQFDKLAEAFGARGFTLESYDNVEETIQEARDYDGPSVIDAHIDPGENVFPMVPSGGDNGLFALNEDQLDMI, from the coding sequence ATGAGCGAACGTGCATCCGTCCCCAAGGAAGCGGAAGAAACGGAGTCAGAAACAGAACAGGAGCCGGTCACGACGGGCGCGCAATCGGTCATCCGTGCGCTTGAAAACGCCGGGACAGACTACGTCTTCGGCGTCCAGGGCGGCGCGATCATGCCCGTCTACGACGCGCTGTACGACTCCGACATCAACCACGTCACGATGGCCCACGAACAGGGGGCCTCACACGCGGCGGACGCGTACGGAATCGTCACCGGCGACCCCGGCGTCTGTTTCGCCACCTCCGGCCCCGGTGCGACGAACCTCGTGACCGGCATCGCCGACGCCAACATGGACTCGGACCCCGTCATCGCACTAACCGGCCAGGTCCCGACGGAGTTCGTCGGCAACGACGCCTTCCAGGAGACGGACACGGTCGGCATCACCCAGCCGATCACGAAGGAGAGCTACTTCGCCGCCGACTCCGACACCGTCGGCGACGACGTCAGCGAAGCGTTCGCGCTCGCCGACGCCGGCCGGCAGGGGCCGACGCTGGTCGACCTCCCGAAGGACGTGACCCAGGGCGAAACCGAGGTCGAACCCGGCAGGCCGGAGACGCCGGAGACCTACGAGGTGCCCGAGGAAGCCGACGACGAGGACGTCCAGGAGGCCGTCGAGGCGCTGGCCGAGGCCGACCGTCCGGTCATCCTCTCGGGCGGCGGCGTCATCAAGGCGAACGCGTCGAGCGCGCTCCGGGAGTTCGCCAAGGAGTACGAGATCCCGGTTATCACGACGATGCCCGGCATCGGGAGCTTCCCCGAGGACCACGAACTCTCGCTTGAGTGGGCCGGGATGCACGGCACCGGCTACGCCAACATGGCGATTAGCAACACCGACTGCATGCTGGCCATCGGGACGCGCTTCGACGACCGCCTGACCGGCGGCGTCGACTCCTTCGCCCCCGACGCGGAGGTCATCCACGTCGACATCGACCCGGCCGAAATCAGCAAGAACGTCTACGCTGACTACCCACTCATCGGAGACGCCCGGAACGTGCTCCGGCAGCTGTTCGACGCGATGCCGCGTGCGCCGGACGCCGACGAGTGGCGCGACCAGTGCCAGACCTGGAAAGATGAGTACCCGATGGACTACGACACGCCCGACGACGAGCCGCTGAAGCCGCAGTACGTCGTCGAGCAGTTCTCGGAGATGACGCCGGACGACACTATTGTCTGTACCGGCGTCGGCCAGCACCAGATGTGGGCCTCCCAGTTCTGGGAGTACACCGAGCCCCGGACGTGGGTGTCGTCCCACGGTCTCGGGACGATGGGGTACGGCGTGCCAGCCGCCATCGGTGCCAAACTCGCCGCGCCGGACCAGGAGGTCGTCTGCTTCGACGGCGACGGCTCGTTCCTGATGACCGTTCAGGGCCTCTCGGTCGCCGTTCGGGAGCAACTCGATATCACCTACGTCGTCCTGAACAACGAGGCGGTCGGGATGGTCCGCCAGTGGCAGGACGGCTTCTACGAGGGCCGCCGGATGGCCTCCGAGTACCCGTGGATCCCGCAGTTCGACAAGCTCGCCGAGGCCTTCGGCGCGCGCGGGTTCACGCTCGAATCCTACGACAACGTCGAGGAAACGATACAGGAAGCACGCGACTACGACGGCCCGAGCGTCATCGACGCCCACATCGACCCCGGGGAGAACGTCTTCCCGATGGTCCCCAGCGGCGGTGACAACGGCCTGTTCGCGCTCAACGAAGACCAGCTGGACATGATCTAA
- the ilvN gene encoding acetolactate synthase small subunit gives MPGPAPDERMRPKGRRNTQGIRVDPEAEVTHEPRQAVLSALVKHRPGVLSEVSALFSRRQFNIESLTVGPTVDDDTARMTILIEEPEPGIDQAKKQLRKLVPVVSVRELEGEAVRRELALVKVSGEKPDDVNAVADMYDGQAVDASTDSVTVEITGSKQKIDAAIEAFKQFDVQEIVRTGAAALERGPKTLEKDV, from the coding sequence ATGCCAGGCCCCGCGCCGGACGAACGGATGCGCCCGAAGGGCCGACGCAACACGCAGGGAATCCGCGTCGATCCCGAGGCCGAAGTGACCCACGAACCGCGCCAGGCGGTGCTGTCCGCGCTGGTCAAGCACCGACCGGGCGTGCTGTCGGAAGTGTCAGCGCTGTTCAGCCGACGGCAGTTCAACATCGAAAGCCTCACCGTCGGGCCAACGGTCGACGACGACACAGCCCGGATGACGATTCTCATCGAGGAACCGGAACCGGGAATCGATCAGGCGAAAAAGCAACTGCGGAAGCTCGTGCCCGTCGTCTCGGTCAGGGAACTCGAAGGCGAGGCCGTCCGTCGGGAGCTCGCACTGGTGAAAGTCAGCGGCGAGAAGCCAGACGACGTCAACGCCGTTGCCGACATGTACGACGGCCAGGCCGTCGACGCGTCGACCGACTCGGTCACCGTCGAGATCACGGGCAGCAAGCAGAAGATCGACGCCGCCATCGAGGCGTTCAAGCAGTTCGATGTGCAGGAGATCGTGCGAACCGGGGCCGCCGCACTGGAACGCGGCCCGAAAACACTAGAGAAAGATGTCTGA